TGCCCTCGTCCCGCTTCGCGATTGACATAGCTCTTAACTCCCGCCGGCCACTTCCGTCCGGCTGCTGGCTATCCTGCGAGCCCTTTATAAGGTTTGCGGCTGTATGTACTCCGGCTGCCTTTTCTTTGGCAGCCGGAGCCACAATCCGTGTACTCGCAGGCGGGGTTCAACCTCAGGGGTGCGCTCAGGCACCCCGCGGGCTTAGCGGTGCGACTGCTTGATGAAGTAGTCCACCAGCTCCGACGAGCTGTTGTCCATCTCCACGTCAAACGCCTCAACTTTGTTGGTGAAGTAGTTGAAGCACATAACGGCAGGGATGGCGACGAGCAGACCGAACGCCGTCGTAACCAGGGCTTCCGAAATACCGCCGGCCACAGCGCCGATACCTGAGGTCTTCTGCACCGCGATCTGTTGGAAGGCGTTCAGAATGCCCATAACCGTGCCGAGCAGGCCGATGAACGGAGCCGTCGATCCGATGGTCGCGAGACCGCCCAGGCCCTTCTTGAGCTTGGCGTGAACGATGCCTTCCGACCGCTCGAGAGCGCGCTTGGAGCTCTCAACCTGCTCCTCAGTGATCGCACCACCCGAACCGAACGAACGGAACTCAGTGAGGCCGGCAGTGACTACCTCGGCAAGGTGGGACTTCTTGGAGCGATCGGCAACCTTGATCGCCTCATCCAGACGGCCTTCCTTCAGGGCGCCGGCA
This genomic interval from Acidobacteriaceae bacterium contains the following:
- a CDS encoding MotA/TolQ/ExbB proton channel family protein; translation: MILAHLANTPASLALFLQDQQQSVGFSPMELWGHMGYFAKAIVIILFIMSIWSLAVIIDRALYFSAARKQSREFAPRVAGALKEGRLDEAIKVADRSKKSHLAEVVTAGLTEFRSFGSGGAITEEQVESSKRALERSEGIVHAKLKKGLGGLATIGSTAPFIGLLGTVMGILNAFQQIAVQKTSGIGAVAGGISEALVTTAFGLLVAIPAVMCFNYFTNKVEAFDVEMDNSSSELVDYFIKQSHR